DNA from Acidobacteriota bacterium:
GCTGTTCGAGTCCCGCATGTTCTTCGTCGATCGCCTGGTGGCGATGGGCGCCCAGATCGTGCTCTGCGATCCGCACCGCGTCGTCGTCAGCGGGCCGTCGAAGCTGTACGGACGGGACATGGTGAGCCCGGACATCCGGGCCGGCATGGCGATGCTGATCGCCGCGCTGTGCGCCGAAGGCCGCAGCGTCATCGACAACGTGCAGCAGATCGACCGCGGCTACGAGCGGATCGACGAGCGGCTGCGGTCGCTGGGCGCCGACATCGAACGCGTCGCCGATTCACTCGGCTAGGGTTGCCTCATGGCGGGCCTCTACTACGAGCAGTTTGAAGTCGGTCAACTCTTCGACCATGCGTTGCGGCGCACGGTGACCGAGGCGGACAACGTCTTCTTCACGGCGATCACCCACAACCCGGCCGCGCTCCATCTCGACGCCGAGGCGATGAAGAAGAGCGAGTTCGGCGAGCGGATCGTCAACAGTTGCTTTACCTTGAGCCTGATGGTCGGCATCTCGGTCGGCGACACGACCCTCGGTACGACGATCGCCAACCTGGGCTGGAACGACGTCGTGTTCCCGCGGCCCGTGTTCCACGGCGATACCCTGCGGATCGAGACCGAGGTGAAGGACAAGCGGGAGAGCCGCTCACGGCCCAACGCCGGCATCGTGACCTTCGAGCACCGCGCCTACAACCAGCGTGACGAACTCGTTGCCCGCTGTACGCGGCTGGGGCTGATGCTGAAGCTGCCGGAGGAAGACGACTCATGAAGTTCGTCGAACTCGCGACCTTCGATTCCCGGCTCGAGGCCGAGACGATCGGCCACGCCCTGGACCAGTACGACATTCCGTTCCTGGTGCAGAGCGCCGGGGTCGGCATGTTCGGCATGGGGATGATGGGGAAGTCACCGGTGCCGGTGAAGCTCTGCGTGCCGGACAACCGGCTGGACGAGGTGAAGGAACTGCTGAGTTGTGTCGCTGGTCCGTTGGAGGACGGCGACGAGCCGCCGGGAGGCTGAGGACCGCCCCCGGCGGATGCCGGCCAGAGGGCCGGCGCACCGACATTTCGGTGGGTCGGCGGTTTAGTCGGCGAGCAGTTCCAGGACCTCGGGCAGCAGCCGGCGGGTGGTGCTGAACGCCCGGTCGCCGTGGATCGTCTCGTTGCCGGCCCAGTCGCCGAAGTAGCCGCCGGCCTCGCGGAGGATGACGGGGAACGGTCCGCAGTCCCAGGCGCTCATCTTCGGGTCGACCATCAGTTCCAGCCGTCCGGTAGCGACCAGGGCGTGGCCGTAGGCGTCGGACCAGCCGACGCGGTAGGCGGTGCCGTCCATCATCCGCTGCCATGCCTGTCGGTGGCGGGGGTCGACGAAGAGTCCCGGGTCACCAAAGGAGACGTAGCCGTCGGCGAGGCTGGGTGTTTCGCGGACCTGCGCCGGCTCGCCGTTCAGCGTGCAGCCCCGGCCGGAAGCCGCCGCTACCGTCTCGCCGATGCCCGGGAAGTGGGCGACGCCGACTTCGACCCTTCCATCGACCTCCAGGCCGATCAGGATCCCGTAGAGCGGCACGCCACGGACGAAGGAACGGGTACCGTCGATCGGGTCGACGTACCAGTGGCGTTTCGAAGCGGCTTCCGAGGCAGACTCGCCGCCACCTGCCCCGAACTCTTCGCCGACGACGAGGTCGCCGGGAAAGGCCTCGGCGATCCGTGAACGGATCAGTTCCTCGGCGCCCCGGTCGGCCTCGGTGACCGGCGTCATGTCGCTCTTGAGTTCCGGGTCGACGCCGAGACGGAAGAACTCGAGCGTCAACTGGCCGGCGATCCAGGCGGTCTCGACCGCGAACTCGAGTTCGGCTGCGTAGTTCGTCACGGTATGAGGCTAGCGCGGCCGCCGGGCGCTGTGCGCCGGATGAGGCCAGGACGCTGCGTTTTCCAGGGCCTCCAGGGAGCGTCTAGAAGTTCTCGATCGTCCGCTCGTCACTGTTGGCGGGCAGCGCGATGTGCATGCCGTCGGCGGCGACGACCGCATCGTTCGGCGCGTCCTCGGCCCGGCCGCGCATGAACACGCCCTCCGCCTGCGCAGCGGGCAGGGGCGGTACGAGGTGGTTCAGCACCAGGAGTTTGACCTTCGCGTCGGCGGCCAGAGCATGCACGTCGGCGGGAAAGGTGTGGTAGTCGAGCGTGTCCCTGAGCATTTTCGCTGTGCGTTCGTTGCCGGCACTCTCGAGCGCCTGCGCCGCCCCGCCGATCAGAGCGCCGGACAGGACCTCGTGGACCAGGACGTCGACGCCCTGGCTCGCCGCCTCCACGTTCGCCGAGCGGATCGTGTCGCCGCTGACCACGACCGAGCGGCCGCCGTAGTCGATGCGGTAGCCGAGCGCCGGCGAGATCGGTTCATGCTCGACCAGGAACGCGGTGATCCGGAGACCGTCCTTGTCGTAGAAGACGCGCGAGGGCGCGTCCTCGGCGAGTTCGATCGCGTGCCCGTTCGCCTTGCCGCCGTCCGGCGCGAGCAGGTCGGCGCCGTGGTGAGCGACCCGGTAGGAGACGTCCAGTTCGTAGGCCGTCTGAAAGCCGGCGACGACCTGTTCGACTCCCGCCGGACCGTAGACGTCGAGGGGCACGGCCCGGCCGCCGGTCCAGCTCGCGAAAACGACCTCGCCGAGTTCTCCGATGTGATCGGAGTGGAAGTGGGTCAGCAGAACGCCGGTGAGACTTCCCATCGGCAGTCCCCAAAGCCGCAGATTCTCGGTCGACCCGGGGCCGACGTCGATCAGGAACATCCGCCCGCCGGCGATCACCGCCGTGCAGGGCCCGGCCCGCTCGGCGCTCGGCAACGGTGAACCGCTGCCGCAGATGACGATGTGGAGCGCGCCGTCGTCGAGCAGTGACGACCGGTTGGGCGGCAGGTTTCCGAACTGGGCAGCGGCGGCGGAACTCAGAAGCAGGAAGGTCGCCGTCAGCGCGGACACGATGGCCGCTGTGCGATGTTTCATGGGCGAAGCTCTCCTTGCTCGTCAGGCCCGGGATGGGTGGCGCCGGAACAGGTCTAATGACAGACATTAGCACATGGGTCCCAAGCCGGCAGCCAGACGCGACGCTAGCCCATACACTCGCCGGCGATGGCTGAGCAGGCGCTGATCAACGACCCGACCGCGCTGCTCGTCTTCTTCGCCGGCTTCGTGGCTCTGATCTTCGTGCTGGCGCAGACGCGGCCCTTCGACCGGCTCTTCAGGTACCTGCCGCCGATCGTCTGGATCTACCTGCTGCCAGTGGTGCTGACCACCGCCGGCATCACGCCGGCCGAGTCGGCCTTCTACGACTGGTGCACGGACTACCTGATGCCGTGCTCGCTACTCCTACTGGTGCTGGCGACCGACGTGCCGGCGATCAGGCGCCTCGGACCGCTGGCGGCGGCGATGCTGCTGTCGGGGTCGGTCGGCATCGTGATCGGTGGGCCGATCGCGCTGGCCATCTTCCAGCCGTTCCTGGATGACCCGCAGATCTGGAAGGGACTGGGAGCGTTGTCCGGCTCCTGGATCGGCGGTCTGTCGAACATGATCGCGATCAAGGAGGGCGTCGGCGCTCCCGACGACGTCTTCGCTCCGATGATCATTGTCGACTCGGTGGTCGGTTACGGCTGGATGTCGATCGTCATCCTGCTCAGCGGTTACCAGAACCGGATCGACCGCTGGAACCGGGCCCGCCGCGAAGAGCTCGACGCGCTGAACCAGCGGCTGCAGCAGGTCCAGGCCGAGAACGCGCGGCCGATCACGCTGCCTGCCTTCGCCTCCATGCTCGGCGTCGGCCTGGTGGCGAGCTGGCTCTGCATGCGCGGCGGAGAGCTGCTGCCCCAGGTCGGCTCGGTGCTGTCCCACTTCACCTGGGGCATCCTGCTGGTCGTCGCGGTTGGCCTCGCGCTGTCCTTCACGCCGGTTCGTCGTCTCGAACATCGGGGAGCCACGCCGGTGGCCTACGGTGGCCTCTACCTGATGGTCGCGACGATGGGCGCGGGCGGCGATCTCGCCGCCATCGCCGAGGCGCCTTTGGTGCTGGCGGTCGGCGTCGTCTGGATCGGCATCCACGTCGCCTGCCTGTTCCTCGCGATGCGCCTCCTGCGCGCGCCGATCTTCCTGTTCGCGACCGGCAGCATGGGCAACGTCGGCGGCGTCATCTCGACGCCGGTCGTTGCCGGCGTGTTCCAGCCCGCGCTTGCCGCGGTTGGTGTGCTGATGGGCGTCCTCGGCAACCTGGTAGGCACGCCGCTGGGGCTGCTGTGCGCCCAGCTCATGGCCTGGGTCGCGCGGGCGTACCACGGCGCCGCATCGTTGTAGAGCTGCCTGGCCGGCTACGCGACCTCCGGCTCGGGTGCGTCGTCGCCCACGGTCAGCGCCCGGAAGAGATCGATCTCCGTCTTGCAGGTCTTGACGACCCAGGCGATGACGGCGGCGTCGTCGATGAAGCCGGCGACCGGGACGAAGTCAGGGATGACGTCGATGGGAATGACGAAGTAGAGGACGGCGCCGGCGATGAGGATCAGGGTCTCTTTCCGGAGCCGGTAGTTGCCGCGCGCTACCGCGCGAAGCAGGTCGAACATCGTTCTCAGGTCGTCGATCACCCCGCTGAGCGGACTCGTGGCGCCGCCTGCGGAGTCGGCCTTCTCCCTTGCTTCGGCGACCATCTCACGGAGCTTGTCCGGCGATTCGACGATCTCCGCGGCCTGGTTCCTGGCGTGGAGCGGGAGCTCCATCTCGCCGGTCAACTCCCGATCGGATGCCATGTCGTCTTCACTTCCTGGAGGTCGGTGATTTCGTAGGGGCTCTGGATGTCCGTCCAGTCGTCGCTGGGGCGGAGCGCGACGCGTTTCAGGTTGTGGACGGCCTCGATCTCGGCGGACCTGGCGACGTCCCGGTCGGCGGTGCAGAGGAGCAGCCCGTCGACGTCGCGGTGCGCGGCGAGTGGGGCGAGCATCTCGTCCCGGCGACCGGTGAGGATGTTCACGACGCCGCCGGGGACGTCTGAGGAGTTCAGGACTTCGCCGAACGTGGTGGCCGGAAGCGG
Protein-coding regions in this window:
- a CDS encoding MaoC family dehydratase, which codes for MAGLYYEQFEVGQLFDHALRRTVTEADNVFFTAITHNPAALHLDAEAMKKSEFGERIVNSCFTLSLMVGISVGDTTLGTTIANLGWNDVVFPRPVFHGDTLRIETEVKDKRESRSRPNAGIVTFEHRAYNQRDELVARCTRLGLMLKLPEEDDS
- a CDS encoding histidinol phosphate phosphatase yields the protein MTNYAAELEFAVETAWIAGQLTLEFFRLGVDPELKSDMTPVTEADRGAEELIRSRIAEAFPGDLVVGEEFGAGGGESASEAASKRHWYVDPIDGTRSFVRGVPLYGILIGLEVDGRVEVGVAHFPGIGETVAAASGRGCTLNGEPAQVRETPSLADGYVSFGDPGLFVDPRHRQAWQRMMDGTAYRVGWSDAYGHALVATGRLELMVDPKMSAWDCGPFPVILREAGGYFGDWAGNETIHGDRAFSTTRRLLPEVLELLAD
- a CDS encoding MBL fold metallo-hydrolase; protein product: MKHRTAAIVSALTATFLLLSSAAAAQFGNLPPNRSSLLDDGALHIVICGSGSPLPSAERAGPCTAVIAGGRMFLIDVGPGSTENLRLWGLPMGSLTGVLLTHFHSDHIGELGEVVFASWTGGRAVPLDVYGPAGVEQVVAGFQTAYELDVSYRVAHHGADLLAPDGGKANGHAIELAEDAPSRVFYDKDGLRITAFLVEHEPISPALGYRIDYGGRSVVVSGDTIRSANVEAASQGVDVLVHEVLSGALIGGAAQALESAGNERTAKMLRDTLDYHTFPADVHALAADAKVKLLVLNHLVPPLPAAQAEGVFMRGRAEDAPNDAVVAADGMHIALPANSDERTIENF
- a CDS encoding DUF819 family protein — protein: MAEQALINDPTALLVFFAGFVALIFVLAQTRPFDRLFRYLPPIVWIYLLPVVLTTAGITPAESAFYDWCTDYLMPCSLLLLVLATDVPAIRRLGPLAAAMLLSGSVGIVIGGPIALAIFQPFLDDPQIWKGLGALSGSWIGGLSNMIAIKEGVGAPDDVFAPMIIVDSVVGYGWMSIVILLSGYQNRIDRWNRARREELDALNQRLQQVQAENARPITLPAFASMLGVGLVASWLCMRGGELLPQVGSVLSHFTWGILLVVAVGLALSFTPVRRLEHRGATPVAYGGLYLMVATMGAGGDLAAIAEAPLVLAVGVVWIGIHVACLFLAMRLLRAPIFLFATGSMGNVGGVISTPVVAGVFQPALAAVGVLMGVLGNLVGTPLGLLCAQLMAWVARAYHGAASL
- a CDS encoding YkvA family protein codes for the protein MASDRELTGEMELPLHARNQAAEIVESPDKLREMVAEAREKADSAGGATSPLSGVIDDLRTMFDLLRAVARGNYRLRKETLILIAGAVLYFVIPIDVIPDFVPVAGFIDDAAVIAWVVKTCKTEIDLFRALTVGDDAPEPEVA